ACTGAAAGCTAATTGATTTCAGgcaaattttaaaatttctctgGTCTGCAATGCCATCAAGTTACAATTGCTACATGGAACAATCAGTTCTGGATTTGAGTAGCCTCTGGCCAAGAGGACTAAAGTCAatcatgaaaatataaaaaacaggaaaacattttgcagtgaGATCAGATACTGCAACAGGCACAACCAGATTCAATTAGCAGTTACAAACCAGAATGGGCAGCTGCTCCCATGCCAAACTAATGCAACACCAAAGACAAGTCTCCTCCTTTCTTTGACAGCTGTTACTCATTTATCTCACTATTCCATTTGGCAGAACACCTCACTGTGGATGTGTCACAGAGGAACGTCCTCAGAAACCAGTCACTGTATGCAGCCTATCACTCCAGACTACTGAACATGTTTCAAAAGACCGTAGGGTATGCATCTAACAGCAGCTTCAATCCTCTTACACTTCATAGGGAATTGCTTAAAGCTCAGTTTACAAATACACCTcacatttctgcaaaataaggTAAGGAATGTGCTTCACTATGAACTACCAGCATGCTAAATGCCAGTTACCTCTGACAGAGTCATCATCAGCATTTTATAATGTCTTCTGGTGACATTAAGAAGGCTGACTTTAAGGGGAAGTGATTGCATTGGCacaactaaaagaaaaacagaagaaaataagaagcaaCAACACTgagaaagacagcagcagtCTGGCATATCCTGTAAGAGCTAGAAGCAGGCTGGCCattcctatttattttacagaacatCTGTAATTAACTAATGACACCACTGATGGATTCAGGGTGTTCTATGCTTCTTTTCTAAAGGATGGGCTTTCgaatgcttaaaaatatatatatcctaaaaatagaaacaacaacatgagagagaaaataaaaggaagaaaagaacagactTGAGATTTCCACATCCctgtaaaacaaacactgtACAAAGAACCTGCATGGAACACTGACATTTTAGATTCTCCTTTGCTACCATCAGAAGGACTCTATGGAGGAACCCTACATTTATAAGTATGATctcttgaaaaacagaactaaCCTAAAAGAAAAGGCTCAAGGTGTGGAAAATACTTACTAGTTTGAGAAGCCAATCATCTGAAAGTGACCTGGCTGAAGAGTTCAGTCACTACAGCAGAGCACCATAATATGTAACATTCAACAGAAGGCAGCAATTCCATAGCATTATATAATGTGCAAGGAAAAGTTACCCAAgtgaggaagagctgcagaaatcaCGTTGCTGGAAAGTCTGTGTCCAGAGTCTCCTGCCAGCCTTTCATGCAAGCTTGAGTTGAATCAGGTCTTTAGTTATCAAATTAGCAGAAGTACTATATTAATATAAAAGTACTATTATGCACAGTCAGTGGAATTCATCTTTTAAGATATTCTGTACATTATTGCTTAATCAGTGGCActtacaattaatttttttcttcaggcaCCTATGTATCCTTTTTGATTTGGACAGTTGTATTTTCATAGGATATCCAATCTCAGAATTTGGGGCaactttagaaaaaaaaaaaagcaaaaacaaaaaccaacaacctcaTCAAACAGCAGTAATACATTTGCCATGAAATGCAGTAGCTTAAGACAGATATCCACAATACTGTAAAATACAATAGGATTGATATTAGTGCCCCATTTTAAGATTCACTAGACTGTGGTACAGACTTGTAATTAagcttgttggtttttttttttctccttaactTCAAATTTACTCACTTTTCTCCAGTTGAAAGGAAACACCCTGTCCTATTTTGTCAGAACTGAGTGTAGTACTGAGAGAAGATTAGTGATACAGAAAAGTACTCTCCTGAACTGACCTTCCAACCttaaccatagaatcatagaatgacaaggttggaagggatctacaagatcatctaatccaaccatcctcccactgtgattctgtgacttgctTTAAATCGAGACTTGAATCTGTGATGCTTTGTGGCCGTACCTAGGTGACATAAAGCAATGCCTTGGTTAAGAGAGTTATCTCCAAACTCTCCTGATAAGGAAGAAGCAGGCTCCCTTACACATTACTTTTTCAGTACTTTACCATATTTCTCTCCTAGAATAGTACTTCTGTTCTTCTGGATGAAAATCTAATTCACTGACAAGAACAAGAATTTGCCTTTTTGCAAGAAAGAGCAAGAGAGAATATACATGCATGTGCTTAGggattgtatttttcttctacagaataCTGCGTTAGGTCCTAGCCATTCTCATCTAATACATCTTacactaagaaaacaaacaagttttctAACCTGAGACAAGGTTCAGTGATTAAAGGGCAGACTTAAGGCTCAATTCCAATTTTTATCATTGGCCTCAACACAGCACACAACCTAACTTGTAGCCACATCAGTTGCTTTGTTGCTTAAAAATAGGAGGGTAACTGCTACATcacaaagaaattcagaattagATTTTGTAGTGTCTTTGAGTTCTAGACATGTAGTCACATTGCATAAAACACAAACTATAAGGTAATCAGACTTGTTTCTCaataagtaaaaacaaacatgaaagtgAAATTGTTAGATGAAATTGTGTTTAATTACAGTGCTAGGTACCAGGCCACACCTGAAATCAAGTGCATTGGTGCTACTGAGCAACATATCAAATCTACACAGAGATCATTCATTCAATTTTGTTTCCAATACAGTTTGTTCCAACACACCCTATGCTTAATCCAGATCTGCTTGTCCAAAACAGAGTACAGACTATGATCAGTTTTGTGTTATCActtaaaagtaacaaaaattgTTCTTAAACATTTTGGCTTCAAGAAAAAGACAGCTTGTGAATTTACTACCTCCAATTATGAACTTCTTCAGTTTCCAAAGCTCTATCACCATTTATCTCAAACTCTTCCACAGATCAAGCCAAATCCATTTAAATTTCAAAGTACAAAAGATATGAATTatgcttttataaaaatgtaaaaagctaGTCAAAATTACATATTTAGATATTTAATCTTTGAAGAATGGGGTATAGCAGCAGGAACTTAAATATAATAAGAACTATCaacaataaatacaagaaattaGTGCAAAGTTTGCAATAGAAGGATTCTTGAGTACAATGAGAATATAAAGAGACATTCTAATTTGTACAaaaacagtcccagctctgtATACAATCTCTTCTATAAATACAACCACATAAGATGAAATGCCTATTTGCAAATAATAGTTATTAAAAAGTGTGCTTTACTGGgtttttcactcttctgttGGCAGATGTAGTTTGCAGGAAACCTGTAAAGACAGATTTCCATAATTAGATATCTTCACTCCTCcaaaaatagtgttttaaattttaatgcaCAGGTGCAGCACACTTTATTCCCAAGCAAAGCATTATTAAAACTCTAAGCATTACAACAGATCTGTTGTAGTTAGCAATTTGTGTATAACAATGtggtagattaaaaaaaaaagttcaccACAAATATTAAAACAGCAGTTTACCTATAGCGGAGCATGAAATTGGCTGTGCATTGCTATTGCCTGttgaagtttttcttctttggctCGTCTAcagtggcagagctggaaaacatgAGACAGGAAAGTCAATTCCAAAAGGAATTTTGCATAGCACATACTGCAGATTCTCTTTAATGTCTTAGCTAATTTACAGGCTCTTTAAGAAGGGAAAGACCTGTGAACCTCCGTTCCAAACTTAAGGCTGAACAACGGTTAATATTGTGGATGGAACAATATCAGCAATTGCATtcataaaagacattttctttattatggAATGCACTTAACAGCTACCTTTAAAGAAAGGTGCATCGTACAGTAAACTGCATTCATCACTGCACAAGCAGTAATGATGAACCTGCAACTTACTTGGAGATAGCCATCAAAAGACTTAGTTTAAGAACTTCAATAAATTAAGCATTATGTTATTCATTATAACATGTCACGCTATCAACTTCCCAAGTTTAAAATTGCCTATACATCTATGTTCCCTATATCTACAGAGAATACAGAGAAAACTGGCACAAAAATACCTGCAAGAGCACAGACAGGGGGCTAGTGGAGGAGATTTTTTCATTCCTGCCTTAAATATATTGCATCCAGAACGCTGATTCTATTTTAAATAGACTGAAGCTTTTTTTGGAGCTTGCTAAAGCACCCTCTGAATTATAGCACTGCTCAAAGTCTGTCTTAATTTATTACCTATATTCCGTATATCTCTCAGATTAGAATGACTTGTATTTTATATACCGTTCTCTTTTCCATGAAGCTACTAAGAAAGTcatctatttctgttttgccttcCAAGAAGTCTTCTGCAATAGTGTCAGATTCCTCTTCAGCTTCATGAGCAGCTACTTTAAGTCTGGCTTGCAGAGCGCTTGGACTGCAActctaagaaaatgaaaacttctaTTAATATTGCGCTGCCCATCTAAATCCacatttccaagaagaaaatatatatatatagatggCTATATAAATATGGGATATGTGAataacacagaatcactgaattgtaAGGACTGTAAAGGACCTCTcaatatcatccagtccaacccccctgcaaaaCAAGCTCcctagaccaggctgcacaggtcGGCATCCAGGCTGGGActtgtctccagagaaggagattccacaacctctctgggcagcctgttccagtgctctgtcacccttaccatGAAGAAGTTCTTACACACATTTGtgaggaacttcctatgcttcaatttgtggccatttctttttgtcctaTTGCTGTACAATGCTGAAAGACTTTGGCCTGATCTATTTGCCTCCCACaacttagatatttatagacactGATCAGATCCCCTCGTAGTGTCcatttctcaaggctgaacagacccaagTTACTCAGTCTTTCCACATAACAggctccaggccctttatcatcttcgtggccctaCGTTTTACTACATGAAAGTCTAAGTGACCAAATGAATCGCCATCTCTAAGAAACAACACAGCATGGAATTCAATGCCAGAAGCCAGTTCAACAGCACATACAACACAGAATTGAAGTTCCTACAGCAAtagttttaatcattttaatcaGGCACTGCTTTACAAGTTTGCTATGTTGAATGGGTACAGATAATTAAACccttttttaaaagtaattttacttGTAAAACTCTATGACACGGTACTTGAGAGCAGCTCTTAATGCTCATCATACCCCCTTCCAACTTTGTTTCTGCagtactgtaagaaaaatagcAGTGCAATTTTAACACTATTTTGCTCGCAAACTGGTTGGAACTTCataccattttatttcttctttaatgtaAAACTTGTTATTTCACATAAAATTACAATCTAATCAGAATTTTCTGTTTGGATAAAGACACAAAACTTAAATTTAGTGAAGCATTTTTAAGATAAAGAGATTATACCTCACTAAGTTCATGCTgtctttgcatctttttttcaaAGGCTGCTTTCATCTGTGTCAGTTGCTcatactgaaagaaagaagaaagaatattttccccctgaaaaaccaaaatattacaactaatttctgaaaaaagattttgctgttCACTTACTTTATCCAACACTGTCTGTCTTTTTGCCTCTAGGCTGGGCTCCAGCAAcaaatttttttctgtaaaataaagttgctattattattattattttaaagggTTTAGTTCGCAGAACACAGCCACAAATACTAATTTTTTGACATCTTACTTGCCAGCTCTTCAATGCTTTTCACTAACTCATCTCTATCAGCAATGACTTGCTTCAGCTGTGGTAGATTCATAAACTGTTCCAGTAACACCTCCTCTTTCTCATTCATATTGGTCAGCTCTGTTATACTAcattcaaacagaaagaaaacatatctaaagttaaaaataagcattataTGTAGAGTTTCTCATTTCTGCCAAAAGACAAAAGTTTGAGGAATTCACCAGGAACTGTACAGGTACAGCATGCTTGGCCACAGCTTTTACCCTTTTCTCTTAGACTGTGAGCTCTATTATGCAGCAGTGTGCTTAAAAAAAGCTCTGTATTAAGATGTGCCCCATATTTCAAGCTTTACTTCAAAGCGGTTTTAATGCTACTGTGGTGGGCTGACCTTGGCTGCACTGGCACCTAGCAGCCAACTACCCCTCACTCCATTCCTTAGTAGAATGTGGGGAGAAAATAAGATGGGAAAGTGCATGGCTTAGGACAGATACAGAGAGACCACCTACCAATTTCTGTCACGGGCCGAACACactcagcacagaaaaaatattttaatctagAGCCAATTGAGTTAGgtggtgagaaagaaaaataaaaacttgctCCCTTCTCCCTAGGTTAAATTCCACTCTTTCATTCCCAACTCCTCTCCCCCCCTCAGTCCCCTCCACTCCCTAGGCAGAGCAAGGGAAATGGGGGTTGCAGTCAGTCCTTAACACTGTGCTTTGCAGTTCACTCCTCAActttctcctctgctccagtGTTATGTtctctccatgggctgcagcttgTGGCAGAAGAACCTGCTAATGTTGactctctgcagcagcagtctCTTTCAGGGCATATCTACCTGCTCCAGAATGCGGTCCTCCATGAACTGCTTTGATGTGGTTCTCTGCAGGTAAATACTTGCTCCACGGTCCCTCCTATACTCCTTCTTCTCTTGACATTGCTGTTCCCAGGATTCACACTTTCCCTACCTATCCCCATCCCCCGCTCTTTGCAGCTTTTATAGCtccttgctttttcttaaagatGTTTTCGTAGAGCTGCCATCAGAACTGCTGATGAACTCAGTTGTCCTGCAGGAGGACAGTTGCTCAGCCTGTCACAGTGGCAGAACCTGACCCATTCTCACAGAGACCTCTGGTGCAGCACCCCATCTACTAAAGCCTTACCACCTCTACCCAATATGGCTACTCAGTGTAACTGCATTACCACTCATGACTTTTAAATACACTTATAATGCTGAGAAATCCTAACACTTCAACTACATCCCTCTCATACCCCGTATAAACTTTATGTTTGGctagagaaaaattatttaccTCAGTTCCAAAAGTTCTGGAAAGGTATCAGGAATATCAGGCATCTTGTAAGTAAATCCGTTCTGACCAACCTAAATGGAAGTTAAGAAATGATTAGCAGATTTCTGAAGAGTGATTTGTTGGTAGATAACCAGATTAATCCAAAACTGGAGCTGAATGTTCACCAGCAAccaataaaacaggaaaagtaaTAAGCAACTGTAATGCTGTCTCCAAACAGAGGAAGTCTCACCTCAATCATTACAACAAAATATGAAGGGGTACCTGAGGTAGCATGTCAAAAAAGAGTCagttttggaggaaaaaaacacatcgTATTTTGCTAAGTCATTAATTTCATAAGAGTAAAATGACCCAGGAGACACAAGAGGAGGATAGCTCAGGgagctgaaaacagagaaaagaaattgacACTCTGACTTCCTGCATGTCCTTCCCTCCTAACCCTCATTAAaagtttgcagaggaaaaaataaaaattaaaaaatctgcCTTCAAAGGTAGGAATTTTAATTTCTATAAAACTGGAACTGTGTCTTTCAAGATGAGAAGTGTTTCTAAAGACAATTTTATTCTTGTGATTAGTAAAAGACCAAACATTTGGCAATCAAGTGCCTCTTTGGAaagcactcataaaaatctctCCAGATTGCAGGAGTTTGAGGAGTGTGCAAATTCACACATTCAGATCCATCAAGAGACACtatttgaagcagaaaaatgggaAACTCTTCATGTTCTATGCATGAAGTCTTGACACTGCACACTGTTCTCACCAGACAGTCTTTGGGCAGAAAATCCTGTATAAAAAAGCACCACATTTTTTATATCTAGATTAACAGtcacagctgcagaggaaagTGCAGCTCAAAAACTATATTAGCATAGTTCTAAGTCACTGAAACTCATAAAGAAACATGCTTGGCTTCAAGTTTGTTCTAAAAAACCTTCATCAAAACCAGAACTACAGTTTCATTTCCCAAGCACCAGCAAAAATTTCTTTGAGTTTGTCATGTGTGCCTTTCAGTGGACTTGCACCCAGCTTACGATAGCTTAAGCAACAATAAACTCAATACACAGACCTGAAGCACTATTTCTGCTGTTGGAACAGGTAGTGGCAGATCAGCAATCAAACCATAAGAGGGAGCAGCAGGCTTGTCTGTAGTGTAGCTTGAAGAAACTGATTCAGAAGCAGGCACAGGTGCCATTGTTCTATTTGTTTCTTGAGGTGGGTatggaggaagaaatggaaaccCCTGAGGAGCATATGGAGGCATTCCAGCTGGTTTGCTGTAGAGgctaaaaccaacaaaaatcaTGTCCATCAGCAATCAGCTGCTTTTTGTATTATAATAGCTAGACCACAGATAAGACATACCACTGAAATTTCAAAAGACCATAGAACtgcttatattttcttctaacatAAAAAGGATTTAGTCATGCAAGAAACATACAACTGTATTGAGCTACTTACTTgtagagcagaaaaaaagaaaatcacactCTTAATTCTAATAAAACAACTTCTCAAACccttattaaaacataaaattatttacacCTTAAAATCCTAAGAAATGCATGTGTCATTCATTAGCTCTTGTTTACAATACAGGGTTTAACAGCTTTGACAACATATTTGTAATTACTTTCaaacaatgtgattttttttaattcatagcTGCAGTTTCATCTAATCCCATTATCACTGTCAGCCATAAAAAGCACTGTTGTACAGACAAGGCTGTAATGTCTCAGCTTTGCATGTTTAGCATGATTATATAAAACTGTGCAGTTACACAAACACAGTGGAAAACtgcctatggaaaaaaaaaatgaaaaatacaaagaaacaacaCTCAGATGATGATGTAAAACAAAGATCTTACCtactgtaaatatttgtacattttcaagaaaagagaagcacatACAGTTGCATCAGAATATAAATGCAATCCAGTCtactgtttcttctcagaatacTTCATGCCAGCAACCACACACATCAGTTTGTACAGACAGAGCAGATGCGTGTCTCCCAGTAAATTTACTATGTTACTCT
This region of Coturnix japonica isolate 7356 chromosome 4, Coturnix japonica 2.1, whole genome shotgun sequence genomic DNA includes:
- the VPS37A gene encoding vacuolar protein sorting-associated protein 37A isoform X2, giving the protein MDKQGVYVTGPLINNFTMHSDLGKIVQSLLDEFWKNPPVLAPSSTSFPYLYSKPAGMPPYAPQGFPFLPPYPPQETNRTMAPVPASESVSSSYTTDKPAAPSYGLIADLPLPVPTAEIVLQVGQNGFTYKMPDIPDTFPELLELSITELTNMNEKEEVLLEQFMNLPQLKQVIADRDELVKSIEELAKKNLLLEPSLEAKRQTVLDKYEQLTQMKAAFEKKMQRQHELSESCSPSALQARLKVAAHEAEEESDTIAEDFLEGKTEIDDFLSSFMEKRTLCHCRRAKEEKLQQAIAMHSQFHAPL
- the VPS37A gene encoding vacuolar protein sorting-associated protein 37A isoform X1, whose translation is MNWLFPLGKGGAASSSAAPLPALTSLQQQKQRQIESLRGAHASIAEIQKDVEYRLPFTVNNLTININILLPPQFPQEKPVISVFPPVRHHLMDKQGVYVTGPLINNFTMHSDLGKIVQSLLDEFWKNPPVLAPSSTSFPYLYSKPAGMPPYAPQGFPFLPPYPPQETNRTMAPVPASESVSSSYTTDKPAAPSYGLIADLPLPVPTAEIVLQVGQNGFTYKMPDIPDTFPELLELSITELTNMNEKEEVLLEQFMNLPQLKQVIADRDELVKSIEELAKKNLLLEPSLEAKRQTVLDKYEQLTQMKAAFEKKMQRQHELSESCSPSALQARLKVAAHEAEEESDTIAEDFLEGKTEIDDFLSSFMEKRTLCHCRRAKEEKLQQAIAMHSQFHAPL